The Chlamydiales bacterium STE3 genomic interval CAAGTTCAATGATTTTTGCATACTTTGATTCTTCAGAGGTACAAGCTTCGAAAAGCTTTTTAATTTCATCTTGTTTTTTTGAACATTGCTCGTACATAGGTAACACTTGGCTCTTTTATTCTACTCTTTAAGGATAACACACAATCATCTAATGATCCAATTGTTCTTGGTTGACTGGTGTAAAGGGATTGACCTCGCTAACTCTGACCTTAAAATTGAATAATGTCTATCTAACCCTTTTTGGCATGTTCTTAAAGGATAAGATGGGGGATGCGCATTGGTTAATAGAGGATGTGTATAATATAATTTTAACGAAACGCTAAAGGCTTAATAAAACCTGAGCTTATATTCTATAAATACCTCTAGAATCCTGGAAAAAATTTGTTTAGCAAACTCCTACCCTTTCTTTGTTAACTTAAAGAAACTTTTGTAACTCATGATTCTTTTTTGACTCTAAAAGAAAATTGGAGAGATTTGTTTATGAATCCATAAGTTAACGGGTTGGGAGTAAGTTAAATTTAACTCTGCCCTGCTCAAAGATGAATATGAATTGAGTTTTTGTTGTTGACAAGGATTGGATAAAAAAACTCTAAGGCAAGGATATCCATTTTCCCTAGGATTTCAATTGACATTTATTCCTAAAATAAATAATCATTATCTCAAAATTGCTCGTTTACACCAGTTTAACAAAATCTATTCCAATAAAGAGTGATTTCACTCAAAAAATTTATCTGTCGCTTGGGTAAAACTGCAAAGTTTTTAGCCTGACTTGGGTTCTAAGGAGAAGGTTTTTTAGGGCTGTCTGTAATCTAGAGTAGCCGTTCAAATCTCAATTAAGAGAAAAATGACAAAAGAAGACACAATTAAGCTTGATGGAGTTGTAGAAGAGCTTCTCCCAAACATGACATTTCGCGTTACTTTGCAAAATGGACTTATGGTCATGGCTCATCTCTGCGGAAAAATGCGCATGAAAAATATTCGCGTTCTGGTAGGGGACACAGTGACAGTAGAAATGTCGCCTTAT includes:
- a CDS encoding Translation initiation factor IF-1 (Product derived from UniProtKB/Swiss-Prot:Q6MDN1;Gene name derived from UniProtKB/Swiss-Prot:Q6MDN1); translated protein: MTKEDTIKLDGVVEELLPNMTFRVTLQNGLMVMAHLCGKMRMKNIRVLVGDTVTVEMSPYDLTKARIIFRQK